A genomic segment from Nicotiana sylvestris chromosome 1, ASM39365v2, whole genome shotgun sequence encodes:
- the LOC104237616 gene encoding F-box protein CPR1-like: protein MSNKKSHKSINIPCDILFCILSRLRAKSLLRFRSVSKPWNAIISDKGFKKAQCDQSKELGREKLLLQIYYSDKFEFINLENPQFAIEKQQFPLKGFERANVLCSYDGLVLLKKRRAYKTFVLWNPSTRQCQTLECPYLSSYTCSRSCGLCYDSTADDYKVILIYTSFYTVCSVNSNDWKKKENIHMLEQRVPSLCGISTEGCVFWSLNRAPDPFVSTTSKVIYFDVKSDELKEFPVPNFVGDNDLFQLATLKGSLCLYGGKINNDIYCKDLEVDMWIMKQDGWKWLMKLRDVPAEFCESYFVKYSRPLHYTRNGKIVFQGPKIARLYIA, encoded by the exons atgtcaaacaagAAATCACATAAGTCCATTAATATTCCATGTGATATCCTATTTTGCATTCTTAGTAGGCTACGTGCCAAATCTTTGTTACGTTTTCGATCTGTTTCTAAGCCATGGAATGCTATAATATCTGACAAAGGATTCAAGAAAGCTCAATGTGATCAATCCAAAGAATTGGGACGTGAGAAGTTGTTGTTACAGATTTATTATAGTGACAAATTTGAGTTTATAAACTTAGAAAACCCCCAATTTGCCATAGAAAAGCAACAATTTCCTCTAAAGGGATTTGAACGTGCTAATGTCTTATGCTCATATGATGGTTTGGTATTATTAAAGAAACGTAGGGCTTACAAGACGTTTGTTTTGTGGAATCCTTCAACTAGACAATGCCAAACTCTTGAATGTCCATATCTGAGCAGCTACACATGTTCTCGTTCTTGTGGTTTGTGTTATGATTCTACCGCTGATGATTACAAGGTTATATTGATTTATACGTCGTTTTATACTGTTTGCTCTGTGAATAGCAACGAttggaagaaaaaggaaaatatccATATGTTAGAGCAACGTGTCCCAAGTTTATGTGGAATTAGCACCGAGGGTTGTGTATTCTGGTCGCTGAATCGAGCACCTGATCCATTTGTTAGTACAACTTCTAAGGTTATATATTTTGATGTGAAGTCAGACGAACTGAAGGAGTTTCCAGTACCAAATTTTGTAGGTGATAATGACTTGTTTCAATTGGCTACTTTGAAAGGTTCCCTTTGCTTATACGGCGGCAAAATTAATAATGACATATATTGTAAAGATTTGGAAGTGGACATGTGGATAATGAAACAAGATGGATGGAAATGGTTAATGAAACTTCGCGATGTACCGGCAGAATTTTGCGAGAGTTATTTTGTAAAATATAGTAGGCCTTTGCATTACACCAGGAATGGCAAAATTGTATTTCAAGGACCAAAGA TTGCAAGGTTGTATATTGCATAG